ttcttctttttcttctttttcttcttcttcctccttctttgtTGGCCTGACTGGACGCTTGTCACTAGTCCACCTTGTGGTTAAAGTTGGTATCACAGGAGGGTAGGAAGCGcggctagctgttagcatgctaacttcattAGAGACCTCATGGCATAGTTCTTCATATGCTGTAGATACTGTTAATTTCTGATTGATTCAAAGTTTTATTAAACTTTCCAAGAGtttacacaaataaacagtAAGTAGATTTTCTTTCACACGATTGTCAAAAATGCTTATTCTTCATATTCTTCATCCAACAGCCAGGGGGTGTGTAGGTTTAATTAATATAGCACTTTTTattaacaaacaaataaatgaatatcAGACAACAAGGTTGATGAGAACCTTTTTATTAAATTTTGTTGAAATaacctgttttattgtgtgaaAATCACAGCTGAAGGACTTCAGTGTGTCTGACCTTGTGTAGAAGCCTCATTCACGGCTCACTTGTGCCACCTAGCTGTGAGCCAGGGGGATAATACAGTGACTGATGGATGAGTTGTTTTAAATTCTTAATACGTCCACACATTTACTGTCTATTGCTCCTCAGAAATGATTTGCTCTTGTAACAGTAAACAGTTTCTCTTTCAAAATTAGCCTAGGAAATCTGAATGAACCTATATCCACTATCTTTAATTCATTGtcaagaaaataaatgattaaagtCCAAAAGAATCATCGACCAGTCCCAGTTGAAGGTAAATTCCCTTAGTAGTTTAAAAAAGCCTTACAGACACACTCtttactttaaaaatgattttatttattaatacagTGGTATACTTAAAACTGTGttgcagaggagaaaaaaagtcagCCACACGTGAAGAGCTAATCCAATTAAAGCCGTGTTatatctaaaaaataaaacagtactGGTGTGCCATACATAATATATTGTCTATTagtacaaaaatacatttaaggGCACACAATATAGCATCCAGTATCACAAATCAGTGAGGGGGACACTTTGAAAGCACACCCTTTTTtaaaagaacatgttttaaatgcatttcAGGCCTGTCCTGATCCTTTACGTGGCCATAAAAAGACCTCTTTGCGACCACAGCTAATATAATGAGTCTATATATACTGGTAGAAAAGGTGTGATGCATTATTGTTGGTTGGTTACAATTCCAAGGCTTTGAGGGTATATCCAGAATACAAAGATAACCACGTTCACTTCtgctttttaaaacatgttttctctaAGTTTtatacaaaaagaaagacataCAAAAAGTTCAtttacaaacaaaagaaacaaggCAATATGCTAGCTTTATTTACAGCCActtcttttctcttgttttgtttttttgttaagtaATGCATAGCAGATAAAAGAAGAGCATACCTTTGTTATCTTTTATCAACTGTTATTGTGTGCTAAACCCAAGTTCATTTATACAGTGGGTTCACAAACAAATGACATTATACCATAACTTATCATAActtattttttcctcttaatGAAAAGTGAATAATCTGCAGATAAGGCATCACTGcttatttgtgtgtgagtgcaagAGTGCACggaaaggagaagagagagagatgtgaggaAGAAACTGAGGAGGCTACTAGACCTGAGTAAAGAACATGCATAGATCTCCCTCAGGCTGGAAGGAGAGACGTGATACTCGTAAGAAAAGTAAGCTACAAGATATTTTCTCTAAGAAAAGGAAgaacaaagaagagaagagtAAAGGAAGAACATCTCTgaatgtgtgctgctgctgctgctgctgctggttgggtTCATATCCAGCTGATGTTTAGTCACCACGGGTCTCAATCCTTCAATAAAATTCcctcaaatgtaaaaaaaaaacttggcaaTGCTTTATTCATATTCAGCTCCCtgaactgaaaaacaacagtggtAATTGAGTAGATCTTCTCTATACTTCcatatatactgtatgcatATATAGCATAAATATACTCAGACACATGTTTCTGAAGCATATATGCTGCCTCAATCCATTCATCTATATTCAtgtaaaacattacatttaacatTGCCTTATACATATAGTGTCAATCTTCTGTGACATTGGGCATGCATTACATCAAAACTTCAAATTGAGGAAGAGTTTAAAGAACAGCTTGTAATAAACACCAGTGTGTCGCCTTCATCCATGGGTGCAGTAAACAGCACTGACTGGGTCTTCTTCATGTTTGTATGTCTGGAGCACATCTTTcagtgtatgtacagtatgtgtgtgtgtgtgtgtttctgtgtgtttatgtatgtgtgcgtCCATCTTCTTCATTATTTTCCCCCATGGTTTCACATTCAGTAACTTTCCACCTGCTGGTTCGTCTTTAAAAGTGGTCAATGAGCACAGATACACAGTTGGCTCCCACCAGGTAGTTGGGGTCTCCGGGGAGAGACTTGTTCTGCCAGCTTTTTGGGTcacctgaggacagacagatggaaGGGGGGACAGGAGGGTGAGTGATAACAGCTGCTTTATGTAAAATTCACGCTGTATTACATTTCATAGGCACCGATCACTCGCAAACTTTAAACTACAAAGCCTTATTTTAAAATGGACCGACTGCAGATGCGGCTATCTACTCAAGCAATTTTAAATGCATCCTGTGGCCTATATCCAAGCGCAGCAGCACATGAGACCAAGCTACttcatatttttattgaatGTCCCTAGCCTCTTGTTGACTGCAAATTAAACCTCAGTCGCTGTGAGTGTAACTGCAATTATAAACATACAGGTCTGTGCCAAGAGGAAAGTTCCAGTAATCAATCAGAGGAAGCAGAGCCAGCTCGGCTCAGGTCCATCGACACACGCTGACTGCAGTACACGTGACAGAAGATATGCTGGTTTCTCATTAAAACTGACTGCTTATTAGTTTCCATAAAACATTCATATGCAAATACTGTTTAtttcaaacatttgtttttaacattcCATGGAACACTTGGATATTAGATAACCACAGACTTCTTAACTTGGTTTGTGTCATATAAATCCTGCTTGTTTCTGTACCTGTTAAACTCAGATAAGAAACTTTTAGCTGAAATAAAAGCGGTTGGTTATGAAGAGTCTATGCCTATTTGCTGTTTTCCCCAGATCAGTTAAGCGTCTAGCTCCGTTTCTTTCCTTCAAAAAGCTCAGTGTTCCCTTTTTGGGGTCGGTCCTTGAACTAACCGCTAATGCTGACTCAAGGTAAGCCCAAAACAacctcagctggttggcctgcagattcttttattttgttattgcaGCACACATCCTAATAGAGAGTCATTTGTAAGTCAATTTTGGCATTCAGGATGGACAGAACACATTTAATTCTATCCGAGAAGGCTGCATGCCAAAGAGCAGATCTTTAAAACTGCTGTTACTATGAGTGATTGgctttcttctctttgttttgATTCAAGCAGGATTAGGTGCAAATTTCCTGAATTCTTTTCTCTACAGAAGCAAAATATACATGTATGTGTTGGCACATTTAACCCTTTTAATACTTCTGAAAATGGATTTCTTTGTCTAGTTTTGGCTGATATTCAGAGCTGTCAAAATAGACCGACttcctaaaaaaaataataacaaaatttATTCTCAATTTGCTGCAGTCAtctatgtgtatatgtgtgcaagTAGAACCACACTGAATAGGTGTGACTTCAGATGGTAATCAGACATATAAGCCCTAAAATAAGATAAATTGCAGcatactgtgtcagtgtgtttaagTATTTTCATTCAAAAAGGAATGAGTTCTTTTACAAAGCTTAACTGTATCACACTGGTTCTGATTTTAGTATTTATCACGTCGACTTTGTCAGTGTAGCATGCTCAATCAGAGCAtaacacagcagaaataagaGAGAAGCAGTCAGGAGCAGAGACTGGTACAGGGGGAAAAGGAAAAAGCAGAGAAGCAAAGTGAGAAGAAaaagcacagaggaggacaggagggggcCAGAGAGTGGCCTTGCTTTACAATAAGAGGATTACGATGCAGCCCAATAATCCTTGCACAATTCAGCTGGACAACGGAGTGAGCTGACATCTCATTCAGCCCTCCAAGTCTCATCCTTAAAATGAGGCTAATTAACAGCTAATCCTGACCACTGCCAAAATTACCACTGTTTTTGAAGGACAGAGGTATTAAGGAAAGGGAAAGAAGAAATTACTTTCTTCAGCTTTGTTCTGTTCttcccatttctttttttttaactaattgGTGTCCCAAATACCTCAATGACTTATTTCATAGCTAAACATAAATATGAGCTTGAGTAACCAACAGTATTTTTACTTTGTGCTTCCTGTCCTTCCTTCCCATTTCAACTGAAATAAATCAGAAAAATGAACTGGTGAGAAATCTCATTTTCTTGCCACCTGACAGCTACCTTGAAAGAAGAACTATCTGGAAGGCAGAAGCTAAATTTAGAGAGCTACATTTGGACacgataaaaaaaaagatgtctttgtgtatctgctGGTTTTTATGCAGGATAATGAGGGCATTATTGGTTCTGTCAGAGTGTCCTAATTTCTGGAAAATCCATAAAAGCAGTTTGTTCTTCAGGTCAGGATTTGGGTGGCTATGTGAGAAAAATCTTTGTGAGCAGAGAAGCATGCACTATAATCCCACTGATGAAATGAAAATCAATTATTGTACGCCTGGCATCCAGTACATGcaaataaatgttaaataaaatgaGAGTAATGTGTTAAGTGGActtagaagaaagaaaaaaaagtagaaacCACTTCAGTTTTAGTGaattaaattaataaatgtCACATAAAGGAAACCAGTGATACAGCAAATGGAAGCTTGTGTGGGTGAGAACAGTACTGATTATAAAAATTAATCAACCCAAAGCTAGAGTTATGAAAGGAGAGACAGATTTTTCCCCTAGATTGATTCTCAGAGAGTGAAGACATTATTGGgtttaaaattagatttttgaTGAAGAGAATCAAACCTAGGGGTAAAAGCTGATCAAACAGTGACCCAAAACCCCCTCACTTTGTCACACAGCCAGCCCAAACGACCCCGAAGAACAGAGAGAGCACAGCATACCCGACGAGGAGTCGGAGGATTTTAGAGCAAAAGACCAACCATCAGGGGTCATTGACGCACAGTGAGGTAAGCGTAGCTCCACAGGCTTCAAAAACTTGAGGCCATGAGGTCCACACATCACCAGAGGGCTGAGCAGAGTCTCTCCTgtaaacacaaatacagcatGGTGTTAAACCCAGGATAAACTGAACGCAACAGAAGCTTTACAGCTGAAAGCTAAAACGAGGAGAGTCAAACTGATGAACAGATCATTTCTAACTTGTCAAAACATCATTTCTCACACCAAATGATCATCTTCTAACAGACAGGGACAGCCACAATGGTCTTTTCAGTGGTAAATAGAGAATACGTCTGCCTGAACCGTACATTAGACTAGCGCACACTAAACTTAAGAAGTAACATTTGAGCTGTCTTCATATAGAATTCCAAAATGTAGTTGTGACTTAAGACCCCCCAGGCTTTCTACCTTTCTCCTTGTCCAGTGGCGGCAGGATGCTGTTGTCTCGACAGACCTTGAAGTAGATCTCCTGCTCCACACCGTCAGGGATGGCGCCCTGTGGAATAATTATGCTGACACCTGTCTCAATCGAGCTCAGAACGCCACCGTTACAGTTGAAGATCCCACGAGCTGTCGCAACCACTGTGTGGCCTtcgtcttcatcctcatcatcctccaggGCACTAGGACTGGGGAAACACAAAAACCTTACCGTTACACTCACACATTCAACAGAATACCTGGGATTTAATGTCTACTCAGGCTGATGTCCTCACCTCACAGGGATCGCCTTGGGCACTGCATTGACGTTGTTGTGCTGATATTTGGAGCGGTGGTCCATAGTACGAGTGAAAGTGTCCACGCCGCTATCATGGTCTGCGTTCTGTGGCTGTGGGGGAATCTGAGGCTTCACTGGACTGGAACTTCGACCCTGTTCAAAACACAAGGAGTGCTTAATTTCGTTACACACCTGACATGACTTTGTGTTTACACCAGAAGTTGACACATATAGATCACTTGTTTGTGCTTTTCTTTTCATATATTTACAAAGTTTTATATACACAACTTCATGCCAAGTAAACGTAGGTTAATGTTCTCAATTCAGATTGAATTAACTTTGACTAATTAGGCAGTATAACCACACTCAATATTATGTAAACAAAGGATTCTGCCAATGTACATATGCCAACAAACTATAGGCAGGCACAAAGACAGCAAGTGTTATATGAACAAACACAGGCAACAGCCAAAAAACATAACTTAAGCCAAGACGTTTGGCTGAGACTACACCATGAGTCTGAACGATAGCTGCAGGGTAAAGGAGAGATGACTGGAGACGAATGTGACTCACTTAAATCAGCAAAGAGTTGTGGAGTCACAGATAAGAGGGAAGGTGTGAAATAGATGATGAGGGGAAAAATGTCTGACTAGTTTTCATTTGATTACATGTACCCTTTTGTTGGCAAGTGGCATTGGTATAACACTGAGATatgtaataaatacaattaCTTCCATGACAATGATGCAACATGGAACTTGTCAGATATTATAATTTATATAACTCTTATATCAGGTCAGCATGGTACTACAAAACTTGACAATATGATATGCAAGTGGTCGCAAAGTCTGCTTACCTTTGGAGCACTCTCAGACTTGTCATTAGGCAGAAGGTTGTGGTTGAATTTAGGACTGTCAAACATGCGTGCGAAAGGTCTGGCAGAGGTGGTGTAGGGCTTGGGCACGTAGCGGTTGTAGCTGGACGTCGGTGGAACCCCGGTGCCAGTGACTGTCTTTGGAGGCTGTTCACTAGTGCCATTAACTGGAGACTTCTCTGGGAAACTTTTGTGAGGCAGAAAGTTGGTCTGGACAGTGTCCTCTCGGGCAGGAGGCTTGGCTGTGGAAAAACAGTGCAGGTCAGCATCCATGTTTGTATTTCGTTTGAAATGATGTCAACTATATATAATGGTCAGTACAACAGATGCATTTTTACTTAATTACAAACTCAAATGAACTTTCTATATCTTTATTTTAATAGAAACAGTAAATGTTACCTTCAGGTGAGGGCTTGGGCAGTGTGGCTGGTGGCAGAGCTGGTGTCACCTGGGGAACAGGTTCATATTTTTTCTCCACAGGACTTGGTTTTTCCACTGGCTCCACCCTAGATCACAAGAATAAGACCATAAAAGTGATATTtgtgaaaaaaagacaaaagagattGACACAAGCTATGATAGTCTATAGTAAGTCTATAACAGTGAGCCTAACCTGGGGTAGTTCGTTTGTGCTTGTGCCTGTGGTTTGTTGGGGCCAGTTTGAAGCCTGTCAAAATATGACAACTGTTTCCTGTAGTAGTCCTCATCCTCATCAGGGTCGTAATGGTTGGAGCGTACAATATCATCAGCTACTTTGGGCTGAGGCTTTTGAGGCTCTGGGGCTCTGCATTGGTGTAATAAAAGCAGAACATGAAGATTATAACATGTATGCcatgacaaatgacaaaaagtatgtgagaaaaataaaattgaTGATTCACATTAATGTCAACACAACTACAGGCTTACCTAAAAATCTTCTCTTGATCCAGGTTACTCAGAGAGTTTGCTTTAGGGATTACTCCACCTGCTTTCAAGGGTAAATCAGCAGCCTAAAGTAGCAAAatcaataaatattattattattattattataagttaTCTTCATCAAATTCCTAATTTCTTGAAGTTGAAAATCCAACACACAAATCAAGTAATGACGATAACAGGATCCAAAGCCAAACAATTTACCTTGATCGCAGATGAATCCCCTGCATCTCTGGCTCGGTCCATGGACACAGAGCGTTTGTTCTCAAACATTTTAACCCTGGTCAAAACTGACTGGGGCCGCATGGCGGGGTCATCTTCCTGTTGGTCATCTCTGGTAGGGGCAGGTTTTGGAGCATCTGCAGGTAAGGGTGAGGGGGTTTCTGCTTTAGGAGGAGGTGTAGGGCTGGTTTCAGAGTTTAGAGGAGCAGGGTCATACTGCTGAGGTTTGTAGCCTTTTTGTTGTAAAGTTGGTCCCTGGTTATAGGCCGGCCTCTGAGCAGCAGGCTCTGGGGAGCGGGCAGCTGACGGGTATGTGGTCAGGTGAGGATCCTGGTCATAGTGCAGATCAGGGCCtagagcaggaggtggagggtcATCATAGCGGATTGGTCCTGAACCTGTCGGTTTGCCGTAGCGAGGCCGTCCATCAAATCCCTGCTGAGGTGGAGGCTCATCGTAACGCAGAGGAGGAGTGTACTGTGAGTCAGGGCCATCACCGTAAGGCATACGGGGATCATAGGCCTGGGAGTTGGCAGTAGAGAGTGACTGGCTGTAGGGGTTCCACTGTTGCTGGTCATAGTGAGGCACACTGTTCTCATAGGGTGGAGTAGAGTCATAATTACGGTACTTTGGATCTGAGTAACCACCTCCACTGTTGAcaccactgctgctgacatCATATCGACTGGGTGGGTGGTCGTAATCTCTGTATGGCTGCTGGTCAGGGTGATAGCCCTGCTGAGGGCTGTAGGTCACAGGCTTCATGCTGTGACCAACTCTCCCTGTGTTGCCTGTGCTGTATGGATCCTTCTGAAACatctaccaaaaaaaaaaaaagacaaaaaaggttAATAACAGCACAGCTTCCACTACAGACTGTAAAGATACATGGAatttgaaaaaacacaaaaatcagtaaaagaatgaaaacaaacatattaataaaaattaaatgcaGAAGAGAAAACGAGAAGGGAAAGACCTGAAATAGAGAAACTGAGAGGGAGGGGTTACTAGTCAGACAATATTAGATTAAACAGAAATTGCAGCACAGCCAAATGTTGCAGCTTACAAACATCACAATATACTTCAAATTAAATAAAGTAACAAAGTTGTTAAAAGATACAACAAAACAATGGGATCCATTTTGTTGTCTTTACCAACAAAACATGTATAAGATTGTACTGTTTAACTACTTCAAGATGATTGTTATGCTTTGACTAatacttgttgtttttttcatgcatgACACATGCATGTCTACAAgtgtaataacaaaaaaatgtcaccCACTGTTTTTGTGCaataacataaacatacacaataatattaaataatacaGGCACAAACTCATTGTacaaaaaagcacatttaaatcCTGATAATTAAGAAGTGGCCATCAACTATCCTTCGTAGAAGCAGATTTAACTTTACTGTAGGTTGGCCACAACTTTCTTGCCTATGGCCACATGTGAGACAGACCATAGATAAGATGTTGGAAAATTGATGGCTACTTTTACATGTAAATAATCTGTTCAATCTGCACTGATAAatatcacacaaacagagctaCTTCTAATGGTTAACAGAGAATGAGGCAAAAATGTTGCAGCCATGCAAAGAAGATAAGCAACAGTGAGAGCGGCAGGATGTCCACTGCTCCTCTACATATAGGCATAACAGTGCAGCCTTCAAGCCCACTGTTGTTTACCAGCATTTGCTTGCACTCCAATATGTGCACGCACTCATAACACACtcttgcacgcacacacacatctgtctccTCTGGGCAGCACTGTGGACAGCAGACATGCAGGGCGGAAGGAGAGAAAGACAAGCATGGCAGCAGGAGGTAGGTAGgtagacaggcagcagcagtagcacAGGAGGTCAGCCGAGTCAGACCGAGCTGAGCCGAGCCGAGCCGGCCAGGTCACGGAGCATCCAGTGACGATCAGATGGATACCTTTGGTTCTGAACTGGCCAGTCCGGACTGTAGAGGTTCTGGTGTGACGCTCTGAGGGGCTAGCTCAGGGGTGGGCCTCCTAAGTGAGCCAGCCTCTGGGTTGGGGCTTGACTGGCTGTAGGAGGGAGGCTCATCTGGGCTCAGAGCCCCTACAGTTTTTACAGAAACGTcgacagcagggggcgctgtctCAGCCAGGGGCTCAGGCTGGGAGATGCTAGGGACGGCAGCGGCTTCTGCTTTCTGTGAATGGTTCAGAAATGTTTAATAACACGCGCTGACACACTACGCTGCAGTACTAACAAGTGCAACTACCTCCTCAGCCCCTCTACAATGACCTGCTTCCTACTTCTACTTAGCAGCTGACAACGAAACAAACAGCAATTTACCAGCTTCCTCTCTACAGTAGCTGTAGATCAACCAATATCATGTGAGCGTTAAGAATTAGCCGCAGGACAAGTTTTCATTGTTAGAGAATACTAACTTGATTTTAATTCTACGGTTACAATACAGTAAGtagttttttccctttttgtgtTTCTTAACACATCATGAGACGACAAACGCTTAGATTTGGATATCACAACTGCCAATCACGTATTGATTAGTTTGATTAATACATTTCACAGGTACACTGGTTTAACACTGGCATTTCCAACATGCACATAATACTTTCTGGTGTTGTATTGTCACAGTCCCCATCATAGGCTAAACAAAGGCAGGAAGTGCACATAGGTGAGTACTGGTACAGACACTTGGACAAACAAGTTTTTCCTCCCAGTGACACTAGCAACAGTCATATTAATAAGACAGCTTGCGGTAATACAGAGTACAAGAGTATCACGGTCTTCTCttcaaaaaatgaaaacaaactctCACAAACATCaatcaacaaacacacaaaggcaaatataataaatatagttatgtattatgtataatatttatatatatgtatattaggATAAATACCTGACCACAAACGTTTTCCCACTGATATAGTTTTGTAacagtagagagagagaataacTGTAAAGGTAAAAGGTGCCTTCAATAGCGCCTCCAGAAAACCTTTCTAACGCACACTGCGTCCTCCAGACAACAGGGGAGACGTACAGCTCTCAGAAACGCTACCTGCTGCGGCTCTGGTGCCTTGAACCCAGCTGGGTCGATGCGGTTCAGCGGATCCGGCTGCACTGTGTGCGGGTAAGCAGCATAGCCAGGGGGCTCCTGGATGACAGGTGGGTCCTCGCGGACAGGCTCAGAGGAGCGGGTGATGGCAGGTTCCGTAGGCGGACCCACATCGTCGTTCAGGGTTTCGTCCAGCTCCTGGTCGGTATAGGCTCcaccctctgtgtctgtgtcctcgtAGTCTGAGGTGTGCCGGCTGTCAGTGCTGTACATGGAATACTCACTGCCTGGCGCCGACAGGTAGGACAGACGGTCATCATGGATGTCCAGGTCATCCTCAGCTGCCCCATCagcctaataaaaaaaaaaacaaataaataaattaaataggGTCAGAATAGATAAATGCCAGTCCATAAAAagctttgtttgtgtatgtaggTTTGTCCACATCTTACCTTGCCCTCTGAAACCCACACCAGCTGGTTCTGTTGCTGCTGGATAATTTCTTTGAGTGCTCCAAACCAACCATCATTCATGCTGTTTAAGTTAATTGTGGCTGAATGCAAAAAGACAAATAGAGAGGGGTAAACAAAATCTTGAGCCAAATCTTTCATTATTTTGTTGCCAATTAAGTATAACCATCTCATCAAAACTAAAGGCCCAACCTAAAAAGACTCTCTCATCCATAGACGCTGTACCAGTAGTTTAAGATTGACATCATATTTATAAAAAGGACTCAAGCATAACATTTAAGCAGTGCTGTCAATTT
This portion of the Parambassis ranga chromosome 3, fParRan2.1, whole genome shotgun sequence genome encodes:
- the tjp1a gene encoding tight junction protein ZO-1 isoform X2, with amino-acid sequence MSSKASNKSAAMEETVIWEQHTVTLHRAPGFGFGIAISGGRDNPHFQSGETSIVISDVLKGGPAEGLLQENDRVVMVNAVSMDNVEHAYAVQQLRKSGKNAKITIRRKRKVQIPVSRPGDRETMSEHEEEDSDEDDGYEHHSSRGGQSAYGGASGGTGTGRRHERERSNSGRRDHSASRERSVSPRSDRRSQASSAPPRPAKVTLVKSRKNEEYGLRLASHIFVKDISPESLAARDGNIQEGDVVLKINGTVTENLSLIDAKKLIERSKGKLKMVVQRDERATLLNIPDLDDSIPSANNSDRDDISEIHSLTSDHSNRSHGRSRSPDRPETSDHLRHSPRQISNGSHRSRDEERISKPGAMSTPVKSSDDGVLSQASDQASSRDDKQLPPLPEPKPVYAQPGQPDVDLPVSPSDAPVPSAAHDDSILRPSMKLVKFKKGESVGLRLAGGNDVGIFVAGVLEDSPAAKEGLAEGDQILRVNNVDFANIIREEAVLFLLELPRGEEVTILAQRKKDVYRRIVESDVGDSFYIRTHFEYIKESPYGLSFNKGEVFRVVDTLYNGKLGSWLAIRIGKNHQEVERGIIPNKNRAEQLSSVQYTLPKTPGGDRADFWRFRGLRSSKRNLRKSREDLSAQPVQTKFPAYERVVLREAGFLRPVVIFGPIADVAREKLAREEPDIFELAKTQQQQGGEKSEPRDAGTDQKSSGIIRLHTIKQIIDRDKHAVLDITPNAVDRLNYAQWYPIVVFLNPDTKQGVKNMRTRLCPESRKSARKLYERALKLRKNNHHLFTTTINLNSMNDGWFGALKEIIQQQQNQLVWVSEGKADGAAEDDLDIHDDRLSYLSAPGSEYSMYSTDSRHTSDYEDTDTEGGAYTDQELDETLNDDVGPPTEPAITRSSEPVREDPPVIQEPPGYAAYPHTVQPDPLNRIDPAGFKAPEPQQKAEAAAVPSISQPEPLAETAPPAVDVSVKTVGALSPDEPPSYSQSSPNPEAGSLRRPTPELAPQSVTPEPLQSGLASSEPKMFQKDPYSTGNTGRVGHSMKPVTYSPQQGYHPDQQPYRDYDHPPSRYDVSSSGVNSGGGYSDPKYRNYDSTPPYENSVPHYDQQQWNPYSQSLSTANSQAYDPRMPYGDGPDSQYTPPLRYDEPPPQQGFDGRPRYGKPTGSGPIRYDDPPPPALGPDLHYDQDPHLTTYPSAARSPEPAAQRPAYNQGPTLQQKGYKPQQYDPAPLNSETSPTPPPKAETPSPLPADAPKPAPTRDDQQEDDPAMRPQSVLTRVKMFENKRSVSMDRARDAGDSSAIKAADLPLKAGGVIPKANSLSNLDQEKIFRAPEPQKPQPKVADDIVRSNHYDPDEDEDYYRKQLSYFDRLQTGPNKPQAQAQTNYPRVEPVEKPSPVEKKYEPVPQVTPALPPATLPKPSPEAKPPAREDTVQTNFLPHKSFPEKSPVNGTSEQPPKTVTGTGVPPTSSYNRYVPKPYTTSARPFARMFDSPKFNHNLLPNDKSESAPKGRSSSPVKPQIPPQPQNADHDSGVDTFTRTMDHRSKYQHNNVNAVPKAIPVSPSALEDDEDEDEGHTVVATARGIFNCNGGVLSSIETGVSIIIPQGAIPDGVEQEIYFKVCRDNSILPPLDKEKGETLLSPLVMCGPHGLKFLKPVELRLPHCASMTPDGWSFALKSSDSSSGDPKSWQNKSLPGDPNYLVGANCVSVLIDHF
- the tjp1a gene encoding tight junction protein ZO-1 isoform X3, with protein sequence MSSKASNKSAAMEETVIWEQHTVTLHRAPGFGFGIAISGGRDNPHFQSGETSIVISDVLKGGPAEGLLQENDRVVMVNAVSMDNVEHAYAVQQLRKSGKNAKITIRRKRKVQIPVSRPGDRETMSEHEEEDSDEDDGYEHHSSRGGQSAYGGASGGTGTGRRHERERSNSGRRDHSASRERSVSPRSDRRSQASSAPPRPAKVTLVKSRKNEVEYGLRLASHIFVKDISPESLAARDGNIQEGDVVLKINGTVTENLSLIDAKKLIERSKGKLKMVVQRDERATLLNIPDLDDSIPSANNSDRDDISEIHSLTSDHSNRSHGRSRSPDRPETSDHLRHSPRQISNGSHRSRDEERISKPGAMSTPVKSSDDGVLSQASDQASSRDDKQLPPLPEPKPVYAQPGQPDVDLPVSPSDAPVPSAAHDDSILRPSMKLVKFKKGESVGLRLAGGNDVGIFVAGVLEDSPAAKEGLAEGDQILRVNNVDFANIIREEAVLFLLELPRGEEVTILAQRKKDVYRRIVESDVGDSFYIRTHFEYIKESPYGLSFNKGEVFRVVDTLYNGKLGSWLAIRIGKNHQEVERGIIPNKNRAEQLSSVQYTLPKTPGGDRADFWRFRGLRSSKRNLRKSREDLSAQPVQTKFPAYERVVLREAGFLRPVVIFGPIADVAREKLAREEPDIFELAKSEPRDAGTDQKSSGIIRLHTIKQIIDRDKHAVLDITPNAVDRLNYAQWYPIVVFLNPDTKQGVKNMRTRLCPESRKSARKLYERALKLRKNNHHLFTTTINLNSMNDGWFGALKEIIQQQQNQLVWVSEGKADGAAEDDLDIHDDRLSYLSAPGSEYSMYSTDSRHTSDYEDTDTEGGAYTDQELDETLNDDVGPPTEPAITRSSEPVREDPPVIQEPPGYAAYPHTVQPDPLNRIDPAGFKAPEPQQKAEAAAVPSISQPEPLAETAPPAVDVSVKTVGALSPDEPPSYSQSSPNPEAGSLRRPTPELAPQSVTPEPLQSGLASSEPKMFQKDPYSTGNTGRVGHSMKPVTYSPQQGYHPDQQPYRDYDHPPSRYDVSSSGVNSGGGYSDPKYRNYDSTPPYENSVPHYDQQQWNPYSQSLSTANSQAYDPRMPYGDGPDSQYTPPLRYDEPPPQQGFDGRPRYGKPTGSGPIRYDDPPPPALGPDLHYDQDPHLTTYPSAARSPEPAAQRPAYNQGPTLQQKGYKPQQYDPAPLNSETSPTPPPKAETPSPLPADAPKPAPTRDDQQEDDPAMRPQSVLTRVKMFENKRSVSMDRARDAGDSSAIKAADLPLKAGGVIPKANSLSNLDQEKIFRAPEPQKPQPKVADDIVRSNHYDPDEDEDYYRKQLSYFDRLQTGPNKPQAQAQTNYPRVEPVEKPSPVEKKYEPVPQVTPALPPATLPKPSPEAKPPAREDTVQTNFLPHKSFPEKSPVNGTSEQPPKTVTGTGVPPTSSYNRYVPKPYTTSARPFARMFDSPKFNHNLLPNDKSESAPKGRSSSPVKPQIPPQPQNADHDSGVDTFTRTMDHRSKYQHNNVNAVPKAIPVSPSALEDDEDEDEGHTVVATARGIFNCNGGVLSSIETGVSIIIPQGAIPDGVEQEIYFKVCRDNSILPPLDKEKGETLLSPLVMCGPHGLKFLKPVELRLPHCASMTPDGWSFALKSSDSSSGDPKSWQNKSLPGDPNYLVGANCVSVLIDHF